Proteins found in one Oryza glaberrima chromosome 4, OglaRS2, whole genome shotgun sequence genomic segment:
- the LOC127772000 gene encoding protein AUXIN-REGULATED GENE INVOLVED IN ORGAN SIZE, whose amino-acid sequence MYLLSPRNGDKEDEQEEIQELISDDEPPNLKLASCATAASSSSSGSDMEKGRGKACGGGSTAPPSSSGKSGGGGGSNVREAAASGGGGGVWGKYFSVESLLLLVCVTASLVILPLVLPPLPPPPSMLMLVPVAMLVLLLALAFMPTTTSSSSAGGGGRNGATTGHAPYL is encoded by the coding sequence ATGTACTTGTTGAGCCCAAGAAATGGCGACAAGGAGGACGAACAGGAGGAAATCCAGGAGCTGATCAGCGACGACGAGCCGCCCAATCTCAAGTTGGCATCCTGCGCCACtgcagccagcagcagcagcagcggcagcgacaTGGAGAAGGGAAGAGGTAAAgcctgcggcggcgggagtacggcgccgccgtcgtcgtcaggtaaatccggcggcggcggcggcagcaatgtcagggaggcggcggctagcggcggcggcggcggcgtgtgggGCAAGTACTTCTCGGTGGAGTCGCTGCTCCTGCTGGTGTGCGTGACGGCGTCGCTGGTGATCCTCCCGCtcgtgctgccgccgctgcccccgccgccgtcgatgctGATGCTGGTGCCGGTGGcgatgctggtgctgctgctggcgcTGGCGTTcatgccgacgacgacgtcgtcgtcgtccgccggcggcggcggccgcaatGGGGCGACGACGGGACATGCTCCCTACTTGTAG